A window from Kovacikia minuta CCNUW1 encodes these proteins:
- a CDS encoding response regulator: MRRNTLRQLSERGILLSIFLVFTVPFVIVVNQLVAEINVSIDFAAKERRGLQYNNPLRRILEQVSQHQQFTQAERTDPEFKQQRLNVQADIAVTIEEIDEIDQRLGNTLQTSAKWGQLKAQWQQLKQESPRVSLEQSLKLHTALIAQLLALMAHVGDTSNLILDPDLDSYYLMDALVNKLPETIEGMTQARELGAKVSQKESPSLNEKVELIGLSNGIAISQTAVNRGRDVGSRFNPNLKALLDRYFLESTDSGNKFSNLIQAIGVQSAAVPSGRVVQTGNRAIADQFKLYDAISPALDRLLYNRINKFTQKKNQIRLFGLLSLLAVMAIFAALIRSLIQHKQAEKRLGVQYATSRVLAETNTLNQSVSEILQTICKNLGWELGYLWIVNPQTQQLEYAQSWRGVSAKTSEFEADHITKTFKPGTGMIGRVWSLGEPIWIRDIAKDDRFVGADKAIQAGLRSAFGFPIKTGDQVVGVMSFFHHRICQPDTELNQMMATVGRQIGQFIKRKQVEEALELERQQSEAVLREREELLRLALGAARMGAWDWNIITGEEKWSREVAEIFGEDPDTRETSYEVFIERIHPDDRAYMEQAQQRTLEQGQEYNVEYRIVQDDGSIHWVNSRGNVMRDNDGKPVRMTGITMDVSDRKRAELSLQQAEEKYRSIFENAADGIFQTTVEGIYVSANPALAKIYGYDSPAALIASLSNQIEHQLYIDPQRRAEFVQLMNQHGAVADFESQVYRRDGSIIWISENAREVRDCDGKLLYYEGIVKDITDRKQAAEELFKAKEAAEAASHAKSQFLANMSHELRTPLNAIIGYSEMLQEDAQDMGYDDIIPDLGKICGAGKHLLGLINDILDISKIEAGRMDLYLETFCIPDLIDEVEATVQPLVEKNGNKLVVHCPPDLETMYADQTKVRQTLLNLLSNASKFTKNGIITLTVESGSSHHSQSSPIPHTPHPTPHILFTVSDTGIGMTEEQVTRLFQPFTQADASTTRKYGGTGLGLAISRRFCQMMEGDIAVESASGQGSTFTVCLPLKVGDRSQPDAPSPKPEAGSPETAPTTASTLPKGIKVLVIDDEPSVRDLMERYLTREGFQVETASGGQEGLFLARKLRPDVITLDVMMPTMDGWTVLSSLKADPELADIPVIVLTIVDNKNFGFALGAADYLTKPIDYRRLVHLLDKYHPPRTSEQASAIGQVLITEDDPATREMFHRILAKEGWSIMEAENGRVALDRIAETKPDLILLDLMMPEMDGFQFISQLRSQPDFRQIPIVVITAMDLTPADRLRLNGYVEQILEKAAYHRDDLLREVRDLVVTCIHPNSQGEGERNG, encoded by the coding sequence ATGAGAAGAAACACATTGAGGCAACTGTCTGAACGAGGAATTCTGCTCAGCATATTCCTGGTTTTTACGGTTCCCTTTGTTATCGTGGTGAATCAGTTGGTGGCTGAAATTAATGTCAGCATCGATTTTGCGGCAAAAGAACGGCGCGGCTTGCAGTATAACAACCCCCTCCGCAGAATCCTGGAACAGGTTTCCCAACATCAGCAATTCACCCAGGCAGAACGAACCGATCCTGAATTTAAGCAGCAACGGCTCAACGTTCAAGCTGACATTGCGGTAACGATCGAGGAAATTGATGAAATCGATCAGAGGCTGGGAAATACCCTACAGACCTCAGCAAAGTGGGGACAACTGAAAGCCCAATGGCAGCAATTGAAGCAGGAATCACCACGGGTTTCCTTAGAGCAAAGTCTGAAACTCCACACCGCTCTCATTGCCCAACTTCTAGCACTCATGGCCCACGTGGGGGATACCTCTAACCTGATCCTTGATCCTGATCTGGATTCTTACTATCTCATGGATGCGTTGGTCAATAAGCTTCCAGAAACCATTGAGGGCATGACCCAGGCAAGAGAATTGGGAGCAAAGGTCAGCCAGAAAGAATCTCCTTCACTCAATGAAAAAGTTGAGTTGATCGGGTTATCGAATGGGATCGCGATTTCCCAAACAGCAGTTAACCGGGGAAGGGATGTTGGTTCTCGCTTTAACCCCAACCTGAAAGCTCTACTTGATCGGTATTTTCTGGAAAGTACGGACTCTGGCAACAAATTTTCCAACTTAATCCAGGCAATTGGGGTTCAGAGCGCCGCTGTTCCATCGGGTCGGGTTGTGCAGACTGGAAACCGGGCGATCGCTGACCAATTTAAACTCTACGATGCCATTTCTCCCGCTCTAGATCGATTGCTGTACAATCGAATCAATAAGTTTACTCAGAAAAAAAACCAAATTCGGTTATTTGGCTTACTCAGCCTGTTGGCGGTAATGGCGATCTTTGCAGCTTTGATCCGCAGTTTGATTCAACACAAACAGGCAGAAAAACGGTTAGGGGTACAATATGCCACTTCACGGGTTTTAGCGGAAACAAACACCCTAAATCAGTCGGTATCAGAGATTTTGCAAACAATTTGCAAAAATCTGGGATGGGAACTGGGCTACCTGTGGATTGTCAACCCCCAAACGCAACAATTGGAATATGCCCAGAGCTGGCGGGGGGTCTCAGCTAAAACGTCTGAATTTGAAGCAGACCACATTACTAAGACGTTCAAACCGGGTACTGGCATGATTGGGCGGGTTTGGAGCTTAGGCGAGCCGATCTGGATACGGGACATTGCCAAAGACGATCGATTTGTGGGCGCTGACAAGGCAATTCAAGCAGGACTGCGCTCAGCCTTCGGATTTCCGATTAAAACCGGGGATCAGGTGGTCGGCGTGATGTCGTTTTTCCACCACAGAATCTGCCAGCCAGATACGGAACTTAACCAGATGATGGCAACGGTTGGCAGGCAGATTGGACAGTTCATTAAGCGCAAGCAGGTGGAGGAAGCGCTGGAGCTGGAACGGCAACAGTCAGAAGCAGTGCTGCGAGAGCGGGAGGAATTGCTCCGATTGGCATTGGGTGCCGCCCGCATGGGAGCCTGGGACTGGAATATTATTACCGGAGAAGAAAAATGGTCACGGGAAGTTGCTGAAATCTTTGGGGAAGATCCCGATACCCGTGAAACTTCCTACGAAGTCTTCATCGAGCGCATTCACCCGGACGATCGGGCATATATGGAGCAGGCGCAGCAGCGAACCCTGGAGCAAGGGCAAGAGTATAACGTTGAATACCGGATTGTCCAGGACGATGGCAGCATTCATTGGGTTAATAGTCGTGGAAATGTGATGCGGGATAACGATGGCAAACCCGTCCGAATGACTGGGATCACGATGGATGTGAGCGATCGCAAACGAGCCGAGCTTTCCCTTCAACAAGCTGAGGAAAAATATCGCAGCATCTTTGAAAATGCTGCCGATGGGATCTTTCAGACAACGGTCGAGGGAATTTACGTCAGTGCAAATCCAGCCCTGGCAAAAATTTACGGCTATGACTCACCCGCAGCCCTAATCGCCAGCCTTTCTAATCAGATCGAACACCAACTCTATATCGACCCCCAGCGGCGGGCAGAATTCGTTCAACTGATGAATCAACATGGGGCAGTCGCAGACTTTGAGTCCCAGGTTTACCGCCGTGATGGCAGCATTATCTGGATTTCTGAGAATGCCCGCGAAGTCCGCGACTGTGATGGCAAGCTACTTTACTACGAAGGCATTGTCAAAGATATTACCGATCGCAAGCAGGCAGCCGAAGAACTGTTCAAAGCGAAAGAAGCCGCTGAAGCTGCTAGCCATGCCAAAAGCCAATTCCTGGCCAATATGAGCCATGAACTGCGCACCCCTCTAAATGCCATTATTGGCTACAGCGAAATGCTCCAGGAAGATGCCCAGGACATGGGCTACGACGACATCATCCCCGATCTGGGTAAAATCTGTGGAGCTGGGAAACACCTGTTGGGGCTGATTAACGACATCCTCGATATCTCCAAGATCGAAGCGGGCAGAATGGATCTGTACCTGGAAACCTTTTGTATCCCTGACCTGATTGATGAAGTGGAAGCCACCGTTCAACCCCTGGTCGAGAAAAACGGTAACAAACTGGTTGTCCACTGTCCCCCCGATCTGGAAACCATGTATGCCGACCAAACAAAGGTTCGCCAAACCCTACTCAACCTCCTGAGTAATGCCAGCAAATTTACCAAGAACGGAATAATTACATTGACGGTGGAGAGCGGGAGTAGTCACCATTCTCAATCCTCCCCCATACCCCATACCCCACACCCCACACCCCACATCCTTTTCACGGTTTCTGACACCGGCATCGGTATGACCGAAGAGCAAGTTACCAGATTGTTCCAGCCATTCACCCAGGCAGATGCCTCTACGACTCGTAAGTATGGTGGAACAGGGCTGGGACTGGCAATCAGTCGGCGATTTTGCCAGATGATGGAAGGTGATATTGCGGTAGAGAGTGCCTCGGGTCAGGGATCGACCTTTACGGTGTGTCTGCCGCTAAAGGTGGGCGATCGCTCCCAGCCTGATGCCCCAAGCCCCAAGCCAGAAGCGGGGTCGCCAGAAACCGCCCCAACAACTGCATCAACCTTACCGAAGGGAATCAAAGTACTGGTTATTGACGACGAACCATCTGTGCGAGACCTGATGGAACGCTACTTGACCAGGGAAGGGTTTCAGGTGGAAACCGCTTCAGGGGGTCAGGAAGGACTTTTCCTCGCCAGAAAACTCCGTCCTGATGTGATCACGCTTGATGTCATGATGCCCACGATGGATGGTTGGACGGTGCTATCCAGTCTAAAAGCCGATCCAGAGCTGGCAGATATTCCCGTCATTGTCCTGACGATCGTAGACAACAAGAATTTTGGTTTTGCCCTGGGGGCAGCGGATTATCTAACCAAGCCGATCGACTATCGGCGTCTCGTTCATCTGCTAGACAAATATCACCCTCCCCGCACCAGCGAGCAAGCTTCTGCAATCGGTCAGGTTCTGATTACGGAAGATGATCCAGCAACCCGCGAGATGTTCCATCGGATTCTGGCCAAGGAAGGCTGGTCAATCATGGAAGCAGAAAATGGCCGGGTTGCCCTCGATCGCATCGCTGAAACCAAACCCGATCTGATTCTTTTAGATTTGATGATGCCAGAAATGGATGGCTTTCAGTTCATTTCCCAACTGCGGAGCCAACCCGATTTCCGGCAAATTCCGATCGTGGTCATCACCGCGATGGATCTGACTCCGGCCGATCGGTTGCGCCTGAATGGGTACGTTGAGCAAATCCTGGAGAAAGCAGCCTATCACCGTGATGACCTGTTGCGGGAAGTTCGTGACCTGGTAGTGACCTGCATTCATCCAAATTCTCAGGGGGAGGGAGAGAGGAATGGCTAA
- a CDS encoding response regulator — protein MAKILLVEDNEMNRDMLSRRLERKGHQVLIAVDGEQGVTIACSEIPDLILMDMSLPILDGWEATRKLKAMPATQMIPIIALTAHAMAGDREKCITAGCDDYDTKPVEFPRLLGKIQAFLGKEVEA, from the coding sequence ATGGCTAAAATTCTTCTGGTAGAAGATAACGAAATGAACCGCGATATGTTATCTCGGCGTCTGGAACGCAAAGGGCACCAGGTTTTGATTGCGGTAGATGGGGAACAAGGGGTAACTATCGCCTGTTCCGAAATCCCCGACCTGATTTTGATGGATATGAGTCTGCCGATCTTGGATGGCTGGGAGGCAACTCGCAAACTTAAGGCAATGCCTGCCACTCAAATGATTCCAATTATTGCCCTGACAGCCCATGCAATGGCAGGCGATCGCGAAAAGTGCATAACAGCCGGATGCGACGACTACGACACAAAACCTGTTGAATTTCCCCGCCTTCTCGGCAAGATTCAGGCATTCCTGGGCAAGGAGGTAGAAGCATGA
- a CDS encoding response regulator — MTTNPSNVLVADDDELSRIYFSRQLRQYNLNVIPAENGRQALDLATSQPFDLILLDILMPEMNGFQVLEALKAVPTLNHIPVIMVSGLDDLDSLIRCIELGAEDYLFKPLNPVLLRARINACLERKRLRDQEQAFLHQLQTEKAAAETANRAKSIFLANMSHELRTPLNAIIGYSEILQEDLQDLGSEFITDLQKIRSSGKHLLSLVNDLLDISKIEAGKMELYLESFDITSLVEEVVKIAQPWIEKNANTLEVQFANPPGTMRADLNKVRQSLLNLLSNAAKFTEKGVIRLSIERGQGYGVQGLGCGVWGVGSEDREDGGGGEVFEVQSSKFEVQNSSSPLTPHSSLPQNLELKTQDSKLSATPHTPHPTPQIIFTISDTGIGIAPDHQQTIFEVFNQGDNSFTRKYGGTGLGLALSQRFCRMMGGAIAVESELGQGSTFRVCLPADVVDHQVTSALASEPLDDQPAVETVSSVESNRLVLVIDDDRSVRDLMVQILNQEGFRVVTGWCGEEGLRLARELHPSLIILDMLMPAVDSWVVLSALKTDPELASIPVVMMTMKQEQNLGFTLGISDYLTKPADFKRLALLLRSYRNSIPRGKILLLQEDSTTRQIIQRLLEKEGWTVAIAENPRSAMELMQQLQPELVLLDLMPPDMKGLEFVARIRQHETFHSLPIVVITTKDISREERLWLNGYIETLFQHEGYGHEKSLLELHHLLTGCIPSKT; from the coding sequence ATGACCACGAACCCCAGCAATGTACTGGTTGCAGATGACGACGAACTCAGCCGGATCTACTTCTCGCGCCAACTACGGCAATACAACCTGAACGTAATTCCAGCAGAAAATGGCAGACAGGCGCTTGATCTGGCAACCAGTCAACCCTTCGACTTGATTTTGCTTGACATTCTGATGCCCGAAATGAACGGCTTTCAAGTTCTAGAAGCCCTCAAAGCCGTTCCCACCCTAAATCATATTCCGGTGATTATGGTTTCCGGCTTAGATGATCTGGACAGCCTGATTCGCTGCATTGAACTTGGGGCAGAAGACTACCTGTTCAAACCGCTTAATCCCGTTTTATTGCGGGCAAGAATCAATGCTTGTTTGGAACGAAAACGCCTGCGCGATCAAGAACAAGCTTTCCTGCACCAACTCCAAACCGAAAAAGCCGCCGCAGAAACTGCCAATCGCGCAAAGAGCATTTTTCTGGCAAACATGAGCCACGAATTACGCACACCCTTAAATGCCATCATCGGTTACAGCGAAATTCTTCAGGAAGATCTTCAGGATCTCGGCTCAGAATTTATTACTGACTTGCAGAAAATTCGCTCTTCCGGCAAACATTTACTGTCTCTGGTCAACGATTTGCTTGATATTTCCAAGATTGAAGCGGGCAAGATGGAGCTTTATCTGGAGAGTTTTGATATCACCAGCCTGGTTGAAGAAGTGGTGAAAATAGCTCAGCCCTGGATTGAAAAAAACGCCAATACCCTGGAAGTCCAGTTTGCCAATCCCCCCGGCACCATGCGGGCTGATCTCAACAAAGTTCGCCAATCCTTGCTCAACCTGCTTAGCAATGCCGCCAAATTTACGGAGAAAGGGGTGATTCGATTATCGATCGAGAGGGGGCAGGGGTATGGGGTGCAGGGTTTAGGGTGTGGGGTGTGGGGTGTGGGGTCAGAAGATAGGGAAGATGGGGGAGGTGGGGAAGTATTCGAAGTTCAAAGTTCGAAGTTCGAGGTTCAAAATTCCTCCTCACCCCTCACCCCTCACTCCTCACTCCCTCAAAACTTAGAACTCAAAACTCAAGACTCAAAACTCTCCGCCACACCCCACACCCCACACCCCACACCCCAGATTATCTTCACCATTTCCGATACTGGCATTGGCATCGCTCCTGACCACCAGCAAACCATCTTTGAGGTGTTTAACCAGGGGGATAATTCATTTACACGTAAGTATGGTGGAACCGGATTAGGATTGGCGTTGAGTCAGCGCTTTTGCCGAATGATGGGGGGAGCCATCGCCGTTGAAAGTGAACTGGGGCAGGGGTCTACCTTCAGGGTATGTTTACCCGCTGATGTCGTTGATCACCAGGTTACAAGTGCGCTGGCTTCAGAACCGCTAGATGACCAGCCTGCTGTGGAAACAGTCAGTTCTGTGGAGTCCAATCGCCTGGTGTTAGTGATTGATGACGATCGCAGCGTGCGTGACCTGATGGTGCAGATCCTGAACCAGGAAGGATTTCGGGTTGTCACAGGCTGGTGTGGGGAAGAAGGACTGAGACTGGCACGGGAACTGCACCCCAGTTTGATCATCCTAGATATGTTAATGCCCGCTGTGGATAGCTGGGTCGTATTGTCGGCACTCAAGACCGATCCCGAATTAGCCAGCATTCCAGTCGTCATGATGACGATGAAACAAGAGCAAAACCTGGGATTCACGCTGGGCATCTCTGATTACTTAACAAAGCCCGCTGATTTCAAACGGCTTGCCTTGCTGCTCCGCTCCTACCGCAACAGCATACCCAGAGGGAAAATTCTGCTGCTGCAAGAAGATAGCACGACCCGCCAAATCATTCAGCGCTTGCTGGAAAAAGAAGGCTGGACTGTCGCGATCGCTGAGAATCCGCGATCGGCAATGGAACTGATGCAACAACTTCAACCCGAACTCGTTCTTTTAGATTTGATGCCACCCGACATGAAAGGATTGGAATTTGTTGCCAGAATCCGCCAGCACGAAACATTTCACTCCCTTCCGATCGTCGTCATCACCACCAAGGATATATCTAGAGAAGAACGGTTGTGGCTCAACGGCTACATTGAAACCCTATTCCAACATGAAGGCTATGGCCACGAAAAATCCCTACTCGAATTGCATCACTTACTGACAGGTTGCATCCCGTCCAAGACGTAA
- a CDS encoding response regulator produces MTLRKRTLIIIGATLIGLNAVLYSISTRLLLGSLVQAEEQDTRQMMKGVLNVFAKSLEQFNEKYIDWSVWDDAYKFVEDGNQEFIQSNLIDPQLANLRINVMAIIHSSGRIVFGTGFDHRQGKKVPIPAALRRHLVKGDLLLQHPDLTSTVAGIVLLPEGPMMIISRPILNSAGEGPIRGTLVVGRYLNQDEVDRLAKFIRLPIALQGIKQVQIPPGLKPSQFTSEHQPSILVQALNDDTIAGYVLLNDIYGKPALLLRAESPRAIYQQGQATQRFLSWAIWVAGLVFGAVALLLVEKMVLSRISRLSREVSGIGVGGDLSGRVSAIGQDELSHLADNINTMLQTLEQYQRDRQQAALDLQTAKETAEQANQAKSQFLANMSHELRTPLNAIIGYSEMLQEDAADLGYSDLTPDLEKINKAGKHLLGLINDILDLSKIEAGKMELYLETFDLYPVIQEVINTIQPLAQKHGNTLSVNCPIDIGFMHTDLVKLRQNLLNLLSNASKFTKEGTITLTVEKDKGLRIKDKNEDSSFSLQPSAFILFTVSDTGIGITKDQMSRLFDAFTQADASTTRKYGGTGLGLAITQRFCRMMGGDITVESEPGQGATFTMTLPAKAIDPKSRQEAAVSPELEADALPAGAKMVLVIDDDPTTHDLMRRYLAKEGFRIESAVSGAEGIRKAKELHPDAITLDVMMPSMDGWTVLSTIKADPDLAEIPVIMLTMVDDKNIGYTLGATDYLTKPVDRNRLISLLKKFRCEHPPCPILLVEDDATNRELIRQMLEKEGWNVTEAENGRVALDKLAETQPELILLDLLMPEMDGYAVIAALKEHAQWRSIPVVVITAKDISHEDHLKLSGSVEQIFQKGEFSCEELLAEVRNLVSTYVRYKDSVEV; encoded by the coding sequence ATGACCCTGCGTAAACGAACACTGATCATCATCGGTGCAACGCTGATAGGACTTAATGCTGTGCTCTACAGCATCTCCACTCGATTGCTATTGGGGAGTTTAGTCCAGGCAGAAGAACAGGACACTCGGCAAATGATGAAGGGTGTTTTAAACGTGTTTGCTAAAAGCCTGGAGCAATTCAACGAGAAATATATTGATTGGTCGGTTTGGGATGATGCTTATAAATTTGTGGAAGATGGCAATCAGGAGTTTATTCAATCCAATTTGATCGATCCACAATTGGCAAATTTGCGGATCAATGTCATGGCAATCATTCATTCCTCAGGTCGCATCGTTTTTGGGACAGGGTTTGATCATCGTCAGGGCAAAAAAGTTCCAATTCCAGCTGCCTTAAGGCGTCACCTGGTAAAAGGAGATTTGCTTTTACAACATCCTGACCTGACTAGCACCGTTGCGGGCATTGTGTTGCTGCCCGAAGGACCGATGATGATTATCTCCCGTCCGATTCTAAATAGTGCAGGAGAGGGGCCAATTCGAGGCACTCTGGTTGTGGGGCGTTATCTCAATCAGGATGAAGTGGATCGGTTAGCTAAATTTATCCGCTTGCCGATCGCCCTTCAGGGCATCAAACAGGTTCAGATTCCCCCTGGCTTAAAACCATCCCAGTTTACCTCCGAGCACCAACCATCCATCCTGGTGCAAGCCCTCAATGATGACACCATTGCCGGTTACGTTCTGCTGAATGACATTTACGGCAAACCCGCTCTCCTGCTGCGGGCAGAAAGTCCCCGCGCCATTTATCAGCAGGGACAGGCAACCCAGCGGTTTTTAAGTTGGGCAATTTGGGTAGCAGGTTTGGTTTTTGGGGCTGTGGCGCTGTTGCTGGTAGAAAAAATGGTTTTGTCCCGCATATCCAGGCTCAGCCGGGAGGTTAGTGGAATTGGTGTGGGGGGAGATTTGAGTGGGCGCGTCTCCGCGATCGGGCAGGATGAACTCTCCCATCTGGCAGACAACATCAATACCATGTTGCAAACGCTGGAACAGTATCAGCGCGATCGCCAGCAGGCTGCCCTGGACCTGCAAACTGCCAAGGAAACAGCAGAACAGGCAAACCAGGCAAAAAGCCAGTTCCTCGCCAATATGAGCCATGAACTGCGAACTCCCCTGAATGCCATTATCGGTTACAGCGAAATGCTCCAGGAGGACGCAGCGGACCTGGGCTATAGCGACCTCACCCCCGATCTGGAAAAAATCAACAAGGCAGGCAAGCACCTGCTTGGACTGATTAATGACATCCTCGATCTGTCCAAAATCGAAGCAGGCAAAATGGAACTTTATCTGGAAACGTTTGACCTGTACCCCGTTATTCAGGAAGTCATCAACACAATCCAACCCCTTGCCCAAAAGCATGGCAACACTCTGAGCGTCAATTGTCCCATTGACATTGGCTTCATGCACACCGACCTGGTAAAACTCCGGCAAAACCTGCTCAACTTACTTAGCAATGCCAGCAAATTTACGAAGGAAGGAACGATTACGTTGACAGTGGAAAAGGATAAAGGCTTAAGGATAAAGGATAAAAATGAGGATTCATCTTTTAGCCTTCAGCCTTCAGCCTTTATCCTTTTTACGGTCTCGGACACGGGCATTGGCATTACGAAAGACCAAATGTCCAGGTTGTTTGATGCGTTTACCCAGGCGGATGCCTCAACAACACGCAAGTACGGGGGAACGGGTCTGGGACTGGCAATTACCCAACGGTTCTGCCGGATGATGGGAGGAGATATCACAGTGGAGAGTGAACCGGGTCAGGGGGCAACCTTCACCATGACTCTGCCTGCTAAGGCGATCGACCCAAAAAGTCGGCAAGAAGCGGCTGTTTCACCAGAGCTGGAAGCAGACGCTCTCCCGGCAGGAGCCAAAATGGTGCTGGTGATTGACGATGACCCGACAACCCATGACTTAATGCGGCGCTATCTGGCGAAGGAAGGATTTCGGATTGAGTCTGCGGTATCGGGTGCAGAAGGCATTCGTAAAGCCAAAGAACTGCATCCTGATGCCATTACCCTGGATGTGATGATGCCTAGCATGGATGGCTGGACTGTTCTCTCTACCATCAAAGCAGACCCGGACCTGGCAGAAATTCCGGTCATTATGTTGACGATGGTGGACGACAAGAATATTGGTTATACCCTGGGAGCTACAGATTATCTGACAAAACCCGTCGATCGCAATCGACTAATCTCCCTCTTAAAGAAATTTCGCTGTGAGCATCCCCCCTGTCCTATTCTTCTAGTGGAGGACGATGCGACGAACCGAGAGTTAATCCGTCAAATGTTAGAAAAGGAGGGCTGGAACGTTACCGAAGCGGAAAATGGGCGGGTAGCCCTGGACAAGTTAGCAGAAACCCAACCCGAATTGATTTTGCTCGATTTACTCATGCCAGAAATGGATGGCTATGCCGTCATCGCCGCGCTCAAAGAACATGCCCAGTGGCGGTCGATTCCTGTTGTTGTAATCACAGCAAAGGATATTTCCCATGAAGACCACTTGAAATTGAGCGGGTCAGTGGAGCAAATCTTCCAGAAAGGAGAGTTTAGTTGCGAAGAGTTACTCGCTGAAGTAAGAAATTTGGTGTCAACCTATGTAAGGTATAAAGATTCTGTGGAAGTCTAG
- a CDS encoding adenylate/guanylate cyclase domain-containing protein yields MNAEHSSILVVDDVEANRDLLLRRLQRQGHTVVVAENGRQALELLQTQPFDLILCDIMMPEMNGYQVLEHLKADPAQRHIPVIMISALDDIESVVRCIELGAEDYLFKPFNPTLLKARINACLEKKNLRDQEQAYLKQLQAEQEKSERLLLSILPKPVAEQLKQTQSTIAESFADASVLFADIVDFTGISAHRSPIEMVSLLNHIFSAFDNLAEQHGLEKIKTIGDAYMVVGGIPTPCAGHMEAIAEMALDMQTAITKFNRETGESFSIRIGISNGPVVAGVIGTKKFIYDLWGDTVNTASRMESQGIPGAIQVTETTYQCLQGKYQFEERGTVSIKGKGEMKTYLLKKQIVEP; encoded by the coding sequence ATGAATGCTGAACACAGCTCCATACTGGTCGTTGATGATGTCGAAGCCAACCGAGATCTCCTTTTAAGGCGGCTTCAACGCCAGGGACACACGGTAGTTGTGGCTGAAAATGGACGGCAGGCGCTGGAGCTTCTCCAAACCCAACCTTTTGATCTGATCCTGTGTGACATCATGATGCCCGAAATGAATGGCTATCAAGTGCTGGAACACCTGAAGGCCGATCCAGCCCAACGCCACATTCCGGTGATTATGATCTCGGCACTGGATGATATTGAGAGTGTGGTTCGTTGCATCGAATTGGGTGCAGAAGACTACCTGTTTAAGCCGTTTAACCCCACCCTATTGAAAGCACGGATTAATGCCTGCTTGGAGAAAAAGAATCTGCGGGATCAGGAACAAGCCTATTTGAAACAACTTCAGGCTGAGCAGGAAAAATCTGAACGATTGTTGCTCAGTATCTTGCCCAAACCCGTGGCAGAACAACTGAAGCAAACCCAGAGCACGATCGCCGAAAGTTTTGCTGATGCCTCCGTTTTATTTGCCGACATTGTGGATTTTACGGGCATCTCAGCCCATCGATCGCCGATCGAAATGGTGAGTCTGCTGAATCATATCTTTTCAGCCTTTGATAATCTAGCGGAACAGCACGGATTGGAGAAAATTAAAACCATCGGAGATGCCTACATGGTTGTGGGTGGGATTCCCACTCCCTGTGCTGGGCATATGGAGGCGATCGCAGAAATGGCTCTGGATATGCAAACAGCGATTACTAAATTCAACCGTGAAACGGGCGAATCCTTCAGTATCCGCATCGGCATCAGCAATGGTCCCGTAGTTGCAGGAGTCATTGGGACGAAGAAATTTATTTACGATCTCTGGGGTGATACGGTAAATACTGCCAGTCGGATGGAGTCCCAGGGCATTCCAGGTGCGATTCAGGTGACTGAAACCACCTACCAATGTTTGCAAGGCAAGTATCAATTTGAAGAACGGGGCACAGTTTCAATTAAAGGCAAGGGCGAAATGAAAACCTATCTATTAAAAAAACAGATTGTAGAACCTTAA